A region of Alteromonadaceae bacterium 2753L.S.0a.02 DNA encodes the following proteins:
- a CDS encoding protein TonB has translation MADISETASGDRLSFTLFLAAAIHAIIIFGVSFSVNKGEKIAPTLNITLATHKSQIAPEKADFLAQFDQLASGSADEVREITSDKAAEIEATNIKDVNPLPQRKATSENQNTTQILATQRPREHQVAQQPDPDTASHSEQHEGEELDAPLLSPEIASLRAKLARDRQELANKPRIRRLTSVSTKTSYDAAYLNDWTQKVEAIGNENFPKEALANAIYGSLRVAVLIDRFGKVQKVEILQSSGHRILDDATQQIVRLSSPFAPLPKEMLKHADQLEIIRTWRFEITGMSTSR, from the coding sequence ATGGCCGATATTTCTGAGACAGCTAGCGGCGACCGCTTAAGCTTCACATTGTTTTTAGCCGCAGCTATTCATGCAATTATCATTTTCGGTGTGAGCTTTTCTGTTAACAAAGGCGAAAAAATTGCACCGACGCTCAATATCACCCTGGCAACACATAAATCTCAAATAGCGCCAGAGAAGGCCGATTTTCTGGCGCAATTCGATCAACTCGCCAGTGGTAGCGCCGATGAGGTGCGCGAGATCACCAGCGACAAAGCTGCCGAAATCGAAGCCACGAATATTAAAGACGTCAACCCGCTACCCCAACGCAAAGCCACCAGTGAAAACCAAAACACCACGCAAATTCTGGCGACCCAGCGGCCCCGTGAACATCAGGTGGCACAACAACCCGACCCAGACACCGCCAGCCACAGCGAACAGCACGAAGGCGAAGAGTTGGATGCTCCGCTGCTGAGCCCAGAAATCGCCAGCCTCAGAGCAAAGTTGGCCCGTGATCGTCAGGAACTGGCCAATAAACCGCGTATCCGCAGGCTCACTTCAGTGTCTACCAAAACTTCATACGACGCAGCCTACCTCAATGATTGGACGCAAAAGGTTGAAGCCATTGGCAACGAAAATTTTCCCAAAGAAGCGCTCGCTAACGCTATCTACGGCAGTTTACGCGTCGCTGTTTTGATCGACCGCTTTGGCAAAGTTCAAAAAGTGGAAATTTTGCAGAGTTCCGGGCATCGCATTCTCGACGATGCTACCCAGCAAATTGTGAGACTCTCTTCACCTTTTGCGCCACTTCCAAAAGAAATGTTAAAGCATGCCGACCAGCTCGAAATCATTCGCACCTGGCGCTTTGAAATTACAGGAATGAGTACTTCACGATAG
- a CDS encoding glutathione synthase, protein MAQALAIGVVMDPISQIHYKKDTTLAMLLAAQARGHRLFYMELGDILLDQGKARANMRELSVAADPQNWFSLGDANIRDLSELDVVLMRKDPPFDNQYIYATYILERAEQQGTLIVNKPQSLRDCNEKVFATQFSQCCPPVLVSRDSEQLRAFHREHNDVIFKPLDGMGGSGIFRCKPDDANVSVILETLTLGGSSFIMAQKFIPDISNGDKRVLVVNGEAIPYCLARIPAEGETRGNLAAGGTGVAQPLSDRDKWIVAQVAPSLVEKGLLFVGLDIIGDYLTEINVTSPTCVREIDAAYDTAIADKLLDAIENLRK, encoded by the coding sequence TTGGCTCAAGCACTTGCGATCGGCGTTGTAATGGACCCAATATCACAAATCCATTACAAAAAAGACACCACACTCGCTATGTTACTGGCCGCGCAAGCGCGCGGTCACCGTCTATTTTATATGGAGCTGGGTGATATACTGCTTGATCAAGGCAAAGCACGCGCAAATATGCGCGAGTTAAGCGTAGCAGCAGACCCGCAAAATTGGTTTTCACTGGGCGATGCCAACATACGGGATCTAAGTGAATTGGATGTGGTTCTTATGCGAAAAGACCCACCATTCGACAATCAATATATCTATGCGACCTATATCCTTGAACGCGCCGAGCAGCAAGGTACTTTAATTGTTAACAAACCTCAGAGTCTGCGCGACTGCAATGAAAAAGTTTTTGCAACGCAATTCAGCCAGTGCTGCCCGCCGGTTTTGGTAAGCCGTGACAGCGAGCAGCTGCGAGCATTTCACCGAGAACACAACGACGTTATTTTTAAACCGCTCGACGGCATGGGAGGCAGTGGTATTTTCCGCTGCAAACCAGATGATGCCAATGTGAGCGTAATTCTTGAAACACTTACGCTCGGCGGCTCCAGCTTTATCATGGCGCAAAAATTTATTCCCGATATTTCCAACGGCGACAAACGCGTGCTAGTTGTTAACGGAGAGGCGATCCCCTATTGTCTGGCTCGCATACCCGCCGAGGGTGAAACTCGCGGCAACCTCGCGGCGGGCGGAACAGGCGTTGCGCAACCCTTGAGTGATCGCGACAAATGGATCGTTGCCCAGGTTGCCCCAAGCCTCGTTGAGAAAGGCCTGCTTTTTGTTGGCCTCGACATTATTGGTGATTACCTTACCGAAATTAACGTGACCAGCCCTACCTGCGTTCGGGAAATTGATGCCGCCTACGACACCGCTATCGCCGACAAACTCCTCGATGCGATCGAAAACTTGCGCAAATAA
- a CDS encoding twitching motility two-component system response regulator PilG gives MDVNLEHLKVMVIDDSKTIRRTAETLLQKVGCTVVTATDGFDALAKIADTRPDIIFVDIMMPRLDGYQTCALIKNNSEFKSTPVIMLSSKDGLFDKAKGRIVGSDQYLTKPFSKGELIGAIEAHVKVARAS, from the coding sequence ATGGACGTCAATTTAGAGCATTTAAAAGTGATGGTTATCGACGACAGTAAAACCATCCGGCGAACAGCAGAAACACTGCTGCAGAAAGTTGGATGTACCGTCGTCACGGCAACCGATGGCTTTGACGCCCTCGCCAAAATTGCCGATACCCGTCCAGATATTATTTTTGTCGATATCATGATGCCCCGCCTCGATGGTTATCAAACCTGTGCATTAATCAAGAATAACAGCGAATTTAAATCCACTCCCGTCATTATGCTCTCCAGTAAAGATGGTCTGTTTGACAAGGCCAAAGGGCGTATTGTGGGTTCGGATCAATATCTGACAAAACCGTTCAGCAAGGGTGAGCTGATCGGTGCGATCGAAGCACACGTAAAAGTGGCTCGCGCGAGTTGA
- a CDS encoding twitching motility two-component system response regulator PilH: protein MAKVLIVDDSPTETYKLTGMLEKNGHSVIAAVNGEEGVATAKAELPDLILMDIVMPGLNGFQATRQLSKAPETAHIPVIIVTTKDQETDRVWGMRQGAKAYLTKPIDEKELFATMSKVGV, encoded by the coding sequence ATGGCCAAAGTGCTAATTGTTGATGATTCACCAACAGAAACCTACAAACTCACCGGCATGCTTGAAAAAAACGGCCATTCGGTGATTGCAGCTGTTAATGGCGAAGAAGGTGTGGCAACCGCTAAAGCGGAATTGCCCGATCTGATTTTGATGGACATTGTTATGCCTGGGTTAAACGGCTTTCAGGCCACCCGGCAACTCAGTAAAGCGCCAGAGACGGCGCACATTCCGGTAATTATCGTTACCACCAAAGATCAGGAAACCGACCGCGTCTGGGGCATGCGCCAGGGTGCCAAGGCATACCTGACCAAGCCTATCGACGAGAAAGAATTGTTCGCAACCATGAGCAAGGTGGGTGTTTGA
- a CDS encoding twitching motility protein PilI yields MSDSAFQALASLAQRSRSSAAGLPARQDAAPRWSGIGFSLLGHNFVAPMSHVSELMELPAATRLPGVQTWVIGLSNVRGRLLPLFDLALFFGGAMTSPKKHQRVLVLETDTLYSGIVVDRAFGMQHFTSDSYGECQQTLPDTLTGFVEGAYNDMHGAAWPVFSMAKLASDSRFTNAALV; encoded by the coding sequence GTGAGTGACTCTGCGTTTCAGGCACTGGCCAGCCTCGCTCAGCGCAGCCGCAGTTCTGCGGCCGGCTTGCCCGCCCGACAGGATGCCGCACCACGTTGGAGTGGTATCGGCTTTTCGCTATTGGGCCACAATTTTGTTGCACCCATGAGTCATGTTTCTGAACTTATGGAATTACCCGCTGCCACGCGTTTGCCCGGCGTACAAACCTGGGTGATCGGCCTTTCCAATGTACGTGGCCGCTTACTGCCGTTGTTTGATCTGGCCTTATTTTTCGGCGGTGCGATGACCAGCCCAAAAAAACATCAGCGTGTACTGGTGCTGGAGACCGACACGCTGTACAGCGGCATCGTGGTCGATCGGGCTTTTGGTATGCAGCACTTTACGTCTGACAGCTACGGTGAATGCCAGCAAACGCTGCCAGATACATTAACCGGCTTTGTGGAAGGTGCATACAACGATATGCATGGTGCAGCCTGGCCGGTGTTCAGTATGGCCAAGCTGGCCTCTGACAGTCGCTTTACCAACGCTGCATTGGTTTAA
- a CDS encoding twitching motility protein PilJ has product MKSDSEGLLVRAKTNPVLAILIVGLVVLTALIGLVIYELFTNAQRDQQYLQLASDLRASSFRLASLSRDATSGREQAFKDLQDVVTGMERSWSQLKAADQQTRIVLAEQLAAFDGVWSRVKQNTKVITDNEDTIIFLHDVATTLNESLPELQAEHNNIVEILLENRAPADQVSVAQMQSWRAERIGRNVDKMLRGGDDADRAADQFNLDASLFGKVLEGMKNGDVAMSISRVTDREAVSSLEEISELFEFVSGSVREIFEAAPALFKARQATAAVLDDGPVVLQTLGSLSDQIVQLPNNRNWNNNTLLIIGAVWLVFLIGIGFSLIRATNRRAKETAETNERNQNAILRLLDELADLADGDLTTTATVTEDFTGAIADSINYTIDQLRVLVSRINETSERVVDGSKDTQQTALHLAEASEHQAQEIAGASAAVNEMAVTIDQVSANAAESAGVAERSVSIANNGAKVVQNTIRGMDTIREQIQDTSKRIKRLGESSQEIGDIVSLINDIADQTNILALNAAIQASMAGDAGRGFAVVADEVQRLAERSATATKQIESLVKTIQNDTNEAVISMEQTTAEVVRGARLAQDAGVALEEIEAVSASLAELIQNISNAARQQASSAGHISNTMNVIQEITSQTSAGTNATAAAIGNLSDLAVELRGSVSGFKLPEEMGVSNDDDAYDMDMDDASDLDVDTLDDEVVDLSLDDALEDDDPTLLHALEEEHSANARV; this is encoded by the coding sequence ATGAAGAGTGATTCCGAGGGCCTGTTGGTCCGGGCCAAAACCAACCCGGTGCTGGCAATTTTGATCGTTGGCCTGGTTGTGCTTACAGCCCTGATTGGCTTGGTTATTTATGAGCTGTTTACCAACGCCCAGCGCGATCAGCAGTATCTGCAACTCGCCAGTGATCTGCGTGCATCGTCGTTCCGACTGGCGTCGCTGTCGCGAGACGCCACTTCCGGTCGCGAACAGGCGTTCAAAGATCTTCAGGACGTGGTTACCGGCATGGAACGCTCCTGGTCGCAACTGAAAGCTGCCGATCAGCAAACCCGAATTGTGTTGGCTGAGCAGCTGGCGGCGTTCGACGGTGTGTGGTCACGGGTGAAGCAGAACACCAAGGTCATTACCGATAACGAAGACACCATTATCTTCCTCCACGATGTGGCGACCACCCTGAACGAATCGCTCCCAGAACTTCAGGCGGAACACAACAATATCGTGGAAATTCTGCTTGAAAACAGAGCTCCGGCGGATCAGGTTTCGGTGGCCCAGATGCAGTCCTGGCGTGCCGAGCGTATTGGTCGAAACGTCGATAAGATGCTGCGCGGTGGTGATGACGCCGACCGCGCGGCCGACCAGTTCAACCTTGATGCCAGCTTGTTCGGGAAAGTGCTTGAAGGCATGAAGAACGGTGATGTTGCTATGAGTATTTCTCGGGTAACCGACCGAGAGGCGGTGTCATCCCTCGAAGAAATTTCAGAATTGTTTGAGTTTGTTAGTGGTTCGGTACGTGAGATTTTCGAAGCGGCACCTGCTCTGTTCAAGGCTCGCCAGGCGACCGCAGCGGTTCTTGATGACGGCCCGGTAGTGTTGCAGACTCTCGGTTCGCTGTCGGACCAGATTGTGCAACTTCCCAATAATCGCAACTGGAACAACAACACCCTGCTGATTATCGGCGCTGTTTGGCTGGTGTTCCTCATCGGTATTGGTTTTTCTCTGATTCGCGCCACCAACCGCCGTGCCAAAGAGACGGCTGAAACCAATGAACGAAACCAAAACGCGATTTTACGACTGCTCGACGAACTGGCCGACCTCGCGGATGGTGACCTGACTACGACTGCGACGGTAACCGAGGATTTCACGGGCGCGATCGCCGACTCCATTAACTACACCATCGACCAGCTGCGGGTACTGGTGTCGCGCATTAACGAAACGTCCGAACGGGTTGTGGATGGTTCCAAAGACACCCAGCAAACGGCACTGCATCTGGCCGAAGCTTCTGAGCACCAGGCGCAGGAAATCGCTGGGGCATCTGCAGCGGTCAACGAAATGGCGGTGACCATCGACCAGGTATCTGCAAACGCCGCCGAGTCCGCCGGCGTTGCGGAGCGGTCGGTATCGATCGCGAACAACGGTGCCAAAGTGGTACAGAACACCATTCGCGGCATGGATACCATCCGTGAGCAGATTCAGGATACCTCGAAACGTATTAAACGACTGGGTGAATCCTCCCAGGAAATTGGTGACATCGTATCGTTGATTAACGACATTGCCGACCAGACTAACATCCTTGCACTTAACGCCGCGATCCAGGCCTCCATGGCTGGTGACGCGGGCCGGGGCTTCGCGGTGGTAGCGGACGAAGTACAGCGCCTCGCGGAACGTTCCGCAACAGCAACCAAGCAGATTGAATCACTCGTAAAAACCATTCAGAACGACACCAACGAAGCGGTAATTTCAATGGAACAAACCACCGCTGAGGTAGTGCGCGGAGCTCGCCTGGCACAGGATGCGGGTGTGGCGCTGGAAGAGATCGAGGCGGTATCGGCAAGCCTGGCGGAATTGATTCAAAACATCTCCAACGCGGCACGCCAGCAAGCGAGTTCGGCGGGCCATATCTCCAATACGATGAACGTGATTCAGGAAATTACCTCGCAAACGTCCGCGGGTACCAATGCTACGGCTGCAGCGATTGGTAACCTTTCAGACTTGGCGGTGGAATTGCGGGGTTCAGTATCTGGCTTCAAGCTGCCTGAAGAAATGGGTGTATCCAATGATGATGACGCCTACGACATGGATATGGATGACGCCTCCGATCTGGATGTCGACACGCTTGATGACGAAGTAGTGGATTTGTCGCTGGATGATGCTTTGGAAGACGACGATCCAACTCTGCTGCACGCACTTGAAGAAGAACACAGCGCAAACGCCCGCGTTTAA
- a CDS encoding chemotaxis protein methyltransferase CheR/type IV pilus assembly protein PilK — protein sequence MIWSLQAAPDLTDKQFDQWSKLLEDRAGICLSDQQRVFLQTQVTMRMRELGHTDYSQYYNRVIDGVSGMMEWSVLIDRLVVKETSFFRHRPSVDYVRNFLQNHINNQSLDGSFDIWSVGCSSGEEPYTLSMVMNDCFNLAQLEPYFGVIATDISRAALTIARNGVYPQRKVEMLEPHVRQRYFSQLENGRYQVDPELKDRVCFNHANVLNINEMPGIDLNVIFCQNLLIYFRRWLRHEIMNAFVDRLKPGGILVVGLGEVVDWSHPKMERAPVDDVQAYIRKAAE from the coding sequence ATGATTTGGTCTCTACAGGCAGCACCAGACCTCACCGACAAGCAGTTTGACCAGTGGAGCAAACTACTTGAAGACCGTGCGGGTATTTGTCTCAGCGATCAACAACGGGTGTTCTTGCAAACCCAGGTAACCATGCGCATGCGCGAACTGGGTCATACCGACTATTCGCAGTATTACAACCGTGTCATCGATGGCGTTTCCGGGATGATGGAGTGGTCTGTGCTCATCGACCGCCTGGTGGTGAAGGAAACCAGCTTTTTTCGTCATCGCCCCTCCGTGGATTATGTGCGTAACTTTTTGCAAAACCATATCAATAATCAGTCGTTGGATGGCTCGTTTGATATCTGGAGTGTTGGCTGTTCTTCCGGTGAGGAACCCTACACCCTCTCCATGGTGATGAACGACTGCTTTAACCTTGCACAACTGGAACCCTATTTTGGTGTTATCGCCACGGATATCAGTCGTGCAGCACTTACCATTGCACGTAATGGCGTATACCCTCAGCGCAAAGTAGAGATGCTGGAGCCGCACGTACGACAACGTTATTTCTCTCAGTTGGAAAACGGCCGCTATCAGGTCGATCCCGAGCTCAAAGACCGTGTGTGTTTCAACCACGCCAACGTTCTAAACATTAATGAAATGCCGGGTATCGATTTGAATGTGATTTTTTGCCAAAACCTGTTGATTTATTTTCGTCGCTGGTTGCGACACGAAATTATGAATGCCTTTGTCGATCGCCTTAAACCCGGTGGCATATTAGTGGTTGGGCTCGGCGAAGTTGTTGACTGGTCACACCCGAAAATGGAGCGGGCACCGGTCGATGACGTTCAGGCGTATATACGAAAAGCGGCAGAGTAA